The Chitinophaga sp. H8 genome contains a region encoding:
- a CDS encoding TonB-dependent receptor: MKRILYKAYLYTVMVILAALPLQVTLAQEQSVVSGKVTDKTTGNGMPGVTVSIKGAVAGTITDANGNYKLNTGHALPFTLVFSNVGYKPTELRISSAGGNQDVQLESTEILGMEVVVAASRVAESILESPVSIEKLNVAAIREIPTPSFYDALPNLKGVESSMQSLTFRSITTRGFNGNGNTRFNQLIDGMDGQAPGLNFSVGNIVGISDLDVESVELLPGASSALYGAGGMNGTLLMTSKNPYDYQGLSLQLRAGINHVGHEQRSSAGFIPDITARYAKAIGKFGFKINASYMSAEDWQAQDYRNFDRTAQKLKAGTSHADDPNYDGVNVYGDEINGNMQDVMNGVLAQGTAGYIKQYHDATGTNPTQQQINAFLASNPQTQPFYVGKVNNLIPNASVSRTGYNEQDMVDYSTRSVKLGAAVHYRFTDKLEGILQGNWGNGTTVYTGTDRYSLRNFILGQYKAELKGKNFFLRAYTTQERSGEAYNATALASLMNETWKDSRTQWFPQYVGNFVGAKLAGQSDAQAHAAARAAADQGRFMPGTPQFENAKNDITNRYIGFGEGRNGAKFNDKTNLYHYEGMYNFTDHIKVFELLAGASYRRYSLHSNGTIFDDGDKGINIDEYGAYLQAGKKLINDRLKLTGSVRYDKNENFDGRFTPRISAVVTVAPENNIRLSYQTGFRIPTNQDQYIDLPIRAGVQLIGGLPSILTKYDLYNNKAYTQESVQKFQGTGNPAELKQYTFGPLKPERVKAYEIGYRGLIAKKLLIDGYYYYNIYNDFISPLVVVQSSDGTPAGLANARAFATNVNDPADVKTQGWALGLDYAERNWTFGGNVSYNKIKQTSSELLNDFNTPKFRFSLNAGNKNVYKNIGFNIMYRWQDTFYWYSTFGAGDVPAFSTLDAQINYKIPAAKAMVKLGGSNILNKYYTTSLGNPAIGAVYYVSITFDQLFQ; the protein is encoded by the coding sequence ATGAAACGTATCCTTTACAAAGCTTATTTGTACACAGTAATGGTAATACTTGCTGCACTTCCTTTGCAGGTAACGCTGGCACAGGAGCAGTCGGTTGTCAGTGGTAAAGTAACTGATAAAACCACCGGAAATGGCATGCCGGGGGTAACGGTAAGCATCAAAGGTGCCGTAGCGGGTACTATTACAGATGCCAATGGCAATTACAAACTCAATACGGGTCATGCATTGCCTTTTACACTTGTTTTTTCCAATGTAGGTTACAAACCAACAGAACTCAGGATCAGTAGTGCGGGCGGCAACCAGGATGTACAACTGGAGTCTACCGAAATACTGGGAATGGAGGTGGTGGTAGCTGCCAGCAGAGTGGCAGAAAGTATCCTGGAATCACCGGTTTCTATTGAGAAACTGAATGTGGCGGCTATCAGGGAAATTCCTACCCCCAGCTTTTATGATGCATTACCTAATCTGAAAGGCGTGGAATCCAGTATGCAAAGCCTTACTTTCCGCTCTATCACCACCAGGGGATTTAATGGCAATGGTAATACCCGTTTTAACCAACTGATAGATGGTATGGATGGGCAGGCACCGGGGCTCAACTTTTCGGTAGGTAATATTGTGGGCATTTCAGACCTGGATGTGGAAAGTGTGGAACTACTGCCAGGTGCTTCTTCTGCCCTCTATGGGGCGGGTGGTATGAACGGTACCCTGCTGATGACCAGTAAAAATCCCTATGATTATCAGGGGCTAAGTTTGCAGCTGCGTGCAGGTATTAACCATGTGGGACATGAGCAACGTTCTTCTGCCGGCTTTATTCCGGATATTACTGCCCGTTATGCCAAGGCTATCGGAAAATTCGGATTTAAAATAAATGCATCTTATATGTCGGCAGAAGACTGGCAGGCACAGGACTACCGGAACTTTGACAGGACAGCACAAAAACTGAAGGCAGGCACCTCCCATGCAGACGATCCCAACTACGACGGGGTAAATGTTTACGGTGATGAAATAAACGGTAACATGCAGGATGTGATGAACGGTGTGCTGGCACAGGGAACCGCCGGGTATATCAAACAATACCATGATGCCACCGGCACCAATCCCACACAGCAGCAGATCAATGCTTTCCTGGCCAGCAATCCGCAAACACAACCTTTTTATGTAGGTAAAGTAAACAACCTGATCCCCAATGCCTCCGTTTCCCGTACCGGTTACAATGAGCAGGATATGGTAGACTATAGCACCCGCAGTGTTAAGCTGGGGGCAGCAGTACACTACCGCTTTACAGACAAACTGGAAGGTATTTTGCAGGGTAATTGGGGAAATGGGACAACAGTATATACAGGAACGGACAGGTACTCTTTACGCAACTTCATCCTGGGCCAGTATAAAGCAGAACTGAAAGGTAAAAATTTCTTTCTGCGGGCTTACACTACCCAGGAACGTTCCGGGGAAGCTTATAACGCCACCGCACTGGCCAGCCTGATGAATGAAACCTGGAAAGACAGCAGAACCCAATGGTTTCCGCAATATGTGGGCAATTTTGTAGGCGCAAAGCTGGCCGGCCAATCTGATGCACAGGCACATGCTGCAGCCCGTGCTGCCGCCGATCAGGGCCGGTTTATGCCAGGTACCCCGCAGTTTGAAAATGCCAAGAACGATATCACCAACCGGTACATCGGATTTGGGGAAGGCCGGAACGGGGCAAAGTTTAACGATAAAACCAATCTGTACCATTATGAGGGCATGTACAATTTTACAGACCACATAAAAGTGTTTGAACTGCTGGCGGGGGCTTCTTATCGCCGGTATTCCCTGCACTCTAACGGAACTATCTTTGATGATGGGGATAAGGGAATTAACATAGACGAATACGGCGCCTATCTCCAGGCAGGTAAAAAACTGATCAACGACCGTCTGAAATTAACCGGTTCCGTGCGTTATGATAAAAACGAGAACTTTGATGGCAGGTTTACCCCACGTATCTCAGCAGTAGTGACCGTAGCACCGGAAAACAACATCCGCCTTTCTTATCAAACAGGTTTCCGGATTCCTACCAATCAGGACCAGTACATCGATCTGCCCATCCGTGCCGGTGTACAGCTGATAGGCGGGTTGCCTTCCATACTCACCAAATACGATCTTTATAACAATAAAGCCTATACACAGGAAAGTGTACAAAAATTCCAGGGGACCGGCAACCCTGCAGAGCTGAAACAATATACTTTTGGCCCGCTTAAACCTGAACGGGTAAAAGCATACGAAATTGGCTACCGTGGGCTGATCGCAAAAAAATTGCTGATAGATGGTTATTACTACTATAACATTTACAACGATTTCATCTCTCCGCTGGTTGTAGTGCAGTCTTCCGACGGAACACCAGCAGGACTGGCCAATGCCAGGGCTTTTGCCACCAATGTAAACGATCCTGCCGATGTAAAAACCCAGGGTTGGGCATTAGGACTTGACTATGCAGAAAGAAACTGGACGTTTGGCGGCAACGTATCTTATAACAAGATTAAACAAACCTCCTCCGAGCTGCTGAATGACTTTAACACCCCTAAATTCCGCTTCAGCCTGAATGCCGGTAATAAAAATGTATATAAAAACATCGGGTTTAATATCATGTACAGATGGCAGGATACCTTCTACTGGTACTCCACTTTTGGCGCTGGTGATGTGCCTGCTTTCAGCACACTTGATGCCCAGATCAACTATAAAATACCTGCTGCCAAAGCAATGGTTAAACTGGGTGGCTCCAACATCCTGAACAAATACTATACGACGTCGTTGGGAAATCCTGCTATTGGCGCAGTGTATTATGTTTCTATCACTTTTGACCAGTTGTTCCAATAA
- a CDS encoding trans-sulfuration enzyme family protein — MSTEHQYQPETNAIRIQTERTWQMEHSTPMFLTSSFCFDTAEEMRATFADETEDNIYTRFSNPNVDEFVQKMCALEGAAAGYATASGMSAVFASFMALLKTGDHLISARSVFGSTHTVITKFLPKWGIAYTYFDVNQPETLEALIKPNTRMIFVETPSNPGLEMVDIAYLSGIAKKHQLILNVDNCFATPVLQKPILAGADLVTHSATKWIDGQGRVLGGVVVGRQDLIKEIYAFCRSTGPAMSPFNAWVLSKSLETLHIRMERHAASALSLAQSLESNPHLQWVKYPLLPSHPQYAIALQQMTGGGGIVCFELKGGVERGARFLNALKMLSLTANLGDSRSIASHPASTTHGKLTDAERMAVGITPGLIRISVGLENVRDILHDIEQALDHSK, encoded by the coding sequence ATGAGCACCGAGCACCAATACCAACCGGAAACCAATGCAATAAGGATACAAACAGAAAGGACCTGGCAGATGGAGCATTCCACGCCTATGTTCCTGACTTCCAGTTTTTGCTTTGATACGGCAGAAGAAATGAGGGCTACCTTCGCAGATGAAACGGAAGACAATATCTATACCCGTTTCAGTAACCCCAATGTAGATGAGTTTGTACAAAAGATGTGTGCACTGGAAGGGGCAGCAGCAGGTTATGCTACTGCTTCGGGTATGAGTGCGGTATTTGCCAGTTTCATGGCTTTACTGAAAACCGGGGATCACCTGATCTCTGCCCGTTCGGTATTTGGCTCTACGCATACCGTTATTACCAAATTTTTGCCTAAATGGGGCATAGCATATACCTACTTTGATGTAAACCAGCCGGAAACGCTGGAAGCCCTTATCAAGCCCAATACCCGGATGATCTTTGTGGAAACACCTTCCAATCCCGGATTGGAAATGGTAGATATCGCTTATTTGTCGGGCATAGCAAAGAAACATCAGCTGATCCTCAATGTAGATAATTGTTTTGCCACACCCGTATTGCAAAAGCCTATACTGGCAGGAGCCGACCTGGTAACGCACTCGGCTACCAAATGGATAGACGGGCAGGGGAGAGTATTAGGCGGAGTAGTAGTGGGGCGACAGGACCTGATTAAGGAAATTTATGCCTTTTGCCGCAGCACCGGACCTGCTATGTCACCATTTAATGCCTGGGTGCTGAGTAAAAGCCTGGAAACCCTGCATATACGGATGGAAAGGCATGCTGCCAGTGCGCTGAGCCTGGCGCAATCGCTTGAAAGTAATCCGCACCTGCAATGGGTAAAGTATCCTTTGCTCCCCAGCCATCCGCAATATGCCATTGCCTTACAGCAAATGACAGGTGGTGGCGGAATTGTTTGTTTTGAACTGAAAGGAGGTGTTGAAAGAGGCGCAAGGTTCCTGAATGCTTTAAAGATGTTGTCGCTGACCGCCAATCTGGGAGATAGCAGGAGTATTGCTTCTCATCCGGCCAGCACCACGCATGGTAAGCTTACTGATGCAGAACGGATGGCGGTAGGCATAACGCCGGGGCTTATACGGATCTCCGTAGGACTGGAAAATGTCAGGGATATTTTACATGATATAGAACAAGCGCTGGATCACAGCAAATAA
- the ychF gene encoding redox-regulated ATPase YchF: MALQAGIVGLPNVGKSTLFNAVSNSAKAQASNYRFCTIEPNIGLVDVPDFRLLKLEELVKPNRVVPTTIEFVDIAGLVKGASRGEGLGNKFLANIREVDAIVHVIRCFEDDNILRDEGDINPVSDKEIIDTELQLKDLDSVERKMARTEKMAKTGGDPKAKREFEVLKLCKEHLEQGKNIRELGLSKEDSTAIADLFLLSAKPVLYVANVDEASIHTGNRFSQALQESVKAEGAQVIVMNNTIEAQISEMEDPADKELFLSEYGLTEPGLNRLIRSAYELLELITYFTAGVQEVRAWTIHKGWKAPQAASVIHTDFEKGFIKAEVIAYEDFVKYGSEAACRDNGRLRIEGKEYVVADGDVMHFRFNV, from the coding sequence ATGGCGTTGCAAGCAGGAATTGTAGGATTGCCGAATGTAGGGAAATCAACTTTGTTTAATGCGGTAAGCAATAGTGCCAAGGCACAGGCAAGCAATTATCGTTTTTGTACCATTGAGCCGAATATTGGCCTGGTAGATGTACCGGATTTCAGACTTTTAAAACTGGAAGAACTGGTTAAACCAAACCGGGTGGTACCTACCACCATCGAGTTTGTAGATATTGCAGGTCTGGTAAAAGGTGCCAGCAGAGGGGAAGGTCTGGGAAATAAATTCCTGGCCAACATACGTGAGGTGGATGCTATTGTGCATGTAATCCGCTGTTTTGAAGACGATAATATCCTGCGGGATGAAGGAGACATTAACCCGGTATCCGATAAGGAGATCATTGATACGGAACTGCAGCTGAAAGACCTGGATAGTGTGGAAAGGAAAATGGCACGTACCGAAAAAATGGCAAAAACCGGTGGTGATCCCAAGGCTAAAAGAGAGTTTGAAGTACTGAAATTGTGTAAAGAGCACCTGGAACAAGGTAAAAATATCCGTGAACTGGGCCTGAGCAAAGAAGACAGTACTGCTATTGCAGATCTGTTTCTGCTCTCTGCCAAGCCAGTGCTGTATGTGGCCAATGTGGATGAAGCATCTATCCATACCGGCAACAGGTTTTCGCAGGCATTACAGGAATCCGTAAAGGCAGAAGGTGCACAGGTAATTGTGATGAACAATACTATTGAAGCACAGATCTCTGAAATGGAAGATCCTGCTGATAAGGAGCTGTTCCTTTCTGAATACGGCCTCACCGAACCGGGCTTAAACCGCCTGATCCGCTCAGCTTATGAACTGCTGGAACTGATCACTTATTTTACTGCCGGCGTGCAGGAAGTACGTGCCTGGACCATTCATAAAGGATGGAAAGCGCCACAGGCTGCCAGTGTGATCCACACAGATTTTGAAAAAGGCTTCATCAAAGCGGAAGTAATCGCTTATGAGGATTTCGTAAAATACGGCTCAGAAGCAGCTTGCCGTGATAATGGCCGGTTACGTATAGAAGGTAAAGAATATGTAGTAGCAGATGGGGATGTGATGCACTTCAGATTTAATGTATAA
- a CDS encoding OsmC family protein encodes MKIALQRIDDGFNMEAADENGHKVLMDSSIENGGKNNGIRPMQMVIMGLGGCSAIDVAMILKKQRQEVTDFRIEIDAEREKGKEPALWESAHIIFHLSGNIDPDKAARAVELSMNKYCSVAETLRRGNTKLTWEVKLNA; translated from the coding sequence ATGAAGATTGCGTTACAAAGAATAGACGACGGATTCAACATGGAAGCAGCGGATGAAAATGGACATAAAGTGCTGATGGATTCTTCCATAGAAAATGGCGGTAAAAACAATGGCATCAGACCCATGCAAATGGTAATTATGGGACTGGGCGGTTGCTCGGCAATTGACGTAGCCATGATCCTGAAAAAACAACGCCAGGAAGTAACGGATTTTCGGATTGAGATCGACGCTGAAAGGGAGAAAGGGAAAGAGCCAGCCTTATGGGAAAGTGCACATATTATCTTCCACCTTTCTGGTAATATAGATCCCGATAAAGCTGCCCGTGCCGTGGAATTGTCTATGAATAAATATTGTTCTGTAGCAGAGACTTTAAGACGGGGAAATACCAAACTGACCTGGGAAGTGAAGTTAAATGCATAA
- the metX gene encoding homoserine O-acetyltransferase MetX: MLVLINILMYVCEKKGILAAQTFHSTQPFKLESGRVLPELHITYHTYGKLNAAGSNVVWVCHALTANSDVADWWKGLIGEGRVIDPSRHFIVCANILGSCYGSSGPASINPETGQPYYRTFPAITIRDMVKAHILLRTHLQINQIHLLIGGSMGGYQVLEWALTEPTIVNRMFLLCTGAAESAWGIAIHTAQRLAIEADNTWEQDTPDAGRKGLKAARAIGMLTYRNYHTFVRTQSDPDKEKTDHFRASSYIDYQGDKLVKRFNAQSYWLLTKAMDSHNIARGRHQDAVATLQHIKQPALLIGITSDILCPPEEQQFLQRHLPNATYHEIDSPYGHDGFLIEFEKIGAILQQWMA; this comes from the coding sequence ATGCTTGTTCTAATCAACATTCTGATGTACGTTTGCGAAAAAAAAGGGATTTTGGCCGCACAGACATTTCACAGCACTCAGCCTTTTAAATTGGAATCAGGCCGGGTATTACCGGAATTGCATATTACTTATCATACTTACGGCAAATTAAATGCAGCGGGCAGTAATGTAGTGTGGGTGTGTCATGCGCTGACCGCCAATTCGGATGTGGCCGACTGGTGGAAGGGCCTGATCGGAGAAGGCCGGGTAATAGATCCCTCCCGTCATTTCATCGTTTGTGCCAATATATTAGGCTCCTGTTATGGCTCATCAGGACCAGCTTCCATTAATCCCGAAACAGGACAGCCCTACTACCGTACTTTCCCCGCTATTACCATCCGTGATATGGTAAAGGCACATATCCTGTTAAGAACACATTTACAGATCAATCAGATTCATTTACTGATCGGCGGCTCTATGGGAGGTTACCAGGTACTGGAATGGGCACTTACGGAACCCACCATTGTCAACCGTATGTTCCTGCTGTGCACCGGTGCGGCAGAAAGCGCCTGGGGGATTGCCATTCACACGGCACAACGCCTGGCCATCGAGGCTGATAATACCTGGGAACAGGATACGCCCGATGCAGGCAGGAAAGGCCTTAAAGCGGCCCGTGCTATTGGCATGCTTACCTATCGGAACTACCATACCTTTGTCCGGACACAGTCGGACCCCGACAAAGAAAAAACAGACCATTTCAGGGCTTCTTCCTATATAGACTACCAGGGAGACAAACTGGTAAAACGGTTCAATGCACAAAGCTACTGGCTCCTCACCAAAGCAATGGACAGCCATAATATAGCCAGAGGCCGGCACCAGGATGCAGTAGCCACCCTGCAACATATCAAACAGCCTGCACTCCTGATCGGCATCACCAGCGATATCTTATGCCCGCCGGAAGAACAGCAGTTCCTCCAGCGCCACCTGCCTAATGCTACCTATCACGAAATAGACTCCCCTTACGGGCATGACGGTTTTTTAATCGAGTTTGAAAAAATAGGCGCGATCCTGCAACAATGGATGGCATAA